One Falco cherrug isolate bFalChe1 chromosome 11, bFalChe1.pri, whole genome shotgun sequence DNA window includes the following coding sequences:
- the LRRC15 gene encoding leucine-rich repeat-containing protein 15: protein MEHRGWQWWLLLLVGSQLAGGQCPEQCQCIRTAQVECSGAGITAVPSPIPANAMTLQIINTRIAELGDASFGNASLLIGLRIEKNNLSRISPGAFQHLPDLRYLSLASNKLQELPVQVFESLGKLESLLLSSNQILQVEPSHFAHLSNLKELQLHGNNLQQLKEGVFDQLTSLTKLNLARNNIDRLPRRAFERLARLQVLRLYENRLRQIPAGAFDGLPELQELGLHQNQLETLSPELFVHNGNLQKLYLSNNLLTALPSGIFLPLHALAKITLHVNRLRDISPSAFGPMPDLRELWLYENELSTLPAAVFSNLTQLQLLVLSKNRLQSVVPGAFRGLGELLELSLHSNALRRLDAQALEGLPKLQNISLHHNQLQMLPRGLFGATLGLRHLQLHSNALEYLPAGIFSPLAALREVKLHNNSWRCDEGILPLRGWLKDNPHKVGEIPPLCAQPPALRGIPIAGLLQDQVLTSRPPTASPHPSSSLPPHPSEVALPEGARTEPPIGLPVSPRQEQKEEEEEEEERGQWGLTRMQSGVVVAVIVLVCVALLTALVALVVYGCRKKSHVVLMRMKAPNEA, encoded by the coding sequence ATGGAGCACAGAGGCTGGcagtggtggctgctgctgctggtgggcagccagcTGGCTGGTGGCCAGTGCCCAGAGCAGTGCCAGTGCATCCGCACCGCTCAGGTGGAGTGCTCCGGTGCTGGCATCACCGCAgttcccagccccatccctgcaaaCGCCATGACCCTCCAGATCATCAACACGCGCATTGCCGAGCTGGGTGATGCATCCTTTGGCAACGCCTCCCTGCTGATCGGGCTGCGCATTGAGAAGAACAACCTGTCTCGCATCAGCCCTGGGGCCTTCCAGCACCTGCCTGACCTGCGCTACCTCAGCCTGGCCAGCAACAAGCTGCAGGAGCTCCCTGTGCAAGTCTTCGAGTCCCTGGGCAAGCTGGAgtctctgcttctttccagtAACCAGATCCTCCAGGTTGAGCCTTCCCACTTTGCCCACCTGAGCAACCtcaaggagctgcagctgcatggGAACAacttgcagcagctgaaggaggggGTGTTCGACCAGCTCACCAGCCTCACCAAGCTCAACCTGGCCAGGAACAACATCGACCGCCTGCCGCGCCGGGCCTTCGAGCGGCTGGCGCGGCTGCAAGTGCTGCGGCTCTATGAGAACCGGCTCCGGCAGATCCCGGCAGGTGCCTTTGATGGGCTGCcggagctgcaggagctggggctaCACCAGAACCAGCTGGAGACACTGTCCCCGGAGCTGTTTGTGCACAACGGGAACCTGCAGAAGCTCTACTTGTCCAACAACCTTCTCACCGCCCTGCCAAGTGGCATCTTCTTGCCCCTGCACGCCCTGGCCAAGATCACCCTGCACGTCAATCGCCTGCGGGACATCTCCCCCAGCGCCTTTGGGCCCATGCCTGACCTGCGGGAGCTGTGGCTCTATGAGAACGAGCTTTCCACCCTCCCTGCTGCCGTCTTCAGCAACCTCACCCAGCTGCAGCTACTGGTCCTCAGCAAGAACCGGCTGCAGTCAGTGGTGCCAGGGGCTTTCCGAggcctgggggagctgctggagctgtcACTGCACTCCAACGCCCTGCGCCGTTTGGATGCCCAGGCACTGGAGGGGCTGCCCAAGCTGCAGAACATCTCCCTGCACCACAATCAGCTGCAGATGCTGCCACGGGGCCTCTTCGGGGCCACTCTGGGGCTGCGGCACTTGCAGCTGCACTCCAACGCCCTGGAGTACCTGCCCGCCGGCATCTTCTCCCCACTGGCTGCCCTGCGAGAGGTGAAGCTGCACAACAACTCCTGGCGCTGTGACGAGGGCATCCTGCCTCTGCGGGGCTGGCTGAAAGACAACCCCCACAAGGTGGGCGAGATACCCCCGCTCTGtgcccagcctcctgccctgcgGGGAATCCCTATTGCCGGGCTGCTGCAGGACCAGGTCCTCACCTCCCGGCCCCCCACTGCCTCCCCCCATCCCAGCAGCTcgctcccccctcacccctctGAGGTGGCATTGCCGGAGGGTGCCCGGACGGAGCCCCCCATTGGGCTGCCAGTCTCCCCACGGCAGgagcagaaggaggaggaggaggaagaagaggagagggGGCAATGGGGGCTGACACGCATGCAGAgcggggtggtggtggcggtCATCGTGCTGGTGTGTGTGGCCCTGCTCACTGCTTTGGTGGCACTGGTGGTCTATGGCTGTAGGAAGAAGAGCCACGTCGTGCTGATGAGGATGAAGGCGCCCAACGAAGCCTGA
- the LOC102047197 gene encoding uncharacterized protein LOC102047197, which translates to MPHLCRLVVHTLLGLGSLLVGGLPPPCPPTCQCYDTSKVFCSEERMQEIPAGLPGNATQLFFVETALSSIRSGALGSSTALTKLVFLNNDIQELEAGAFRGLPSLAELEVSGNPLPAVSPGVLVGLPSLSKLSLGANAIRSLQPGLFASACRLRELHLPANKIEALPPGIFRPLRHLQTLDLSQNILAELPAGLLAPLATLRLLKLSDNLLVQVPPGAFGALGLLAELHLDGNRLEELPARVFAGLGGLRRLQLQHNALGSLAPDIFAGLPNLTTLSLEGNRLAALPAALFTGTPHLLHLSLAHNRLETLPQGLFANLSALQTLVLSHNAMVHLPAGLFQGLVGLEVLQLSHNNLSSLPAGLLAGLPLLTALALDHNRLAHLPPGLFDANEELERVGLASNPWACDCRLTYLLGWLQDFSKPPIHVQPSCASPAALQGRSLLDVPQGQLGCPGAPGVPLKEGWHGEPGEDASGQCTYSNPEGTVSMACDATSCHQISLQLPPPPPPRQAAGPGLVYQGAWVLRSRCGTLQVSVLVTAQNGDEATSPGVPSAPYLAPSGDLDKYGIGTGGGTMYQHFLFLFFLSFHPHKCQNEILGEDPYEMPKDYQEVYRGTKNDVKEIPKTAKSFISEMIFMQTSITAIRKGAFRYMPNLIKILFIGNKIKTVEPGAFDNLDKLRDLDISGASLEELAVGTFQHLPSLRRLELRDSHLKYIPKGLFDGLENLEELSLHINAIPSLPEGVFDSLINLTFLDLARNRITTLPGDAFSKLSRLQVLRLYENELQDLPEGLLDSQTGLLELSLQRNRLRALPPMVLKSLPHLEKLLLDNNLIKALPPQGFFALNKLKLLTLGSNHITELPCGLFDTMPHLQDLDLGRNSLATLPDSIFVNLTSLGKLILSHNQLTALPRGAFTGLSKLTELQLDRNQLCALDDEVFSSLPNLKTLNLQKNQLKNVPRGLLDPLKKLSSVYLSGNPWTCDCNLCYLHSWILGNSEKVRLSTQVSCKSPPHLAGQAVISLSDDQLICPATLPLSDSFTPSLPFTSTSSQGMSTLVSLGALPTAAPTILSLAAFPIMALPTVLSPVATSATLPPTPSEASFTTPSPTMPSKAYVTTPSSSLLPKASITTPSPTNVPKTSITTLSSIMLPKASITTPSSAVLPEISVNTPSSTMLLKASIATPLSTNVPNTSVTTPSSAVLLKTSITTPSSTALPMASITTPSPAVLPKVSITTPSPTVLPETSINTGSPTVLPKASIATPSSTMLPRVSITSPLPAVAQEAFSLCLTPAITSLEPPGATGPEPALSTLVSATTLLPSSPLAATTRQVSPALLLPTERPATIPLGTPSISLVSAPATALWPPPRAAVPGVVLLTSHCPSHQAPAPGRDHATTWGSSMVGTQPTPTAPRHTPTPAGTIRIPASPAPPTPDRSSPWPASPPLVPSRHHTWGFALQSSPRYCWASLALSLATLVLQVGCTLLWGMLALLLHRATCCRGHPVPPVRLLSLQALDAPGPAEQPRAPL; encoded by the exons ATGCCACATTTG TGCAGGCTGGTGGTCCACacactgctggggctggggtccctgcTGGTGGGGGGGCTGCCGccaccctgcccccccacctGCCAGTGCTACGACACCTCTAAAGTCTTCTGCTCAGAGGAGAGGATGCAGGAGATTCCGGCAGGCCTGCCAGGGAATGCCACCCAGCTCTTCTTCGTGGAGACAGCCCTGAGCAGCATCCGCAGCGGGGCCCTGGGCTCCAGCACCGCCCTCACCAAGCTGGTCTTCCTCAACAATGACAtccaggagctggaggcaggTGCCTTTCGGGGGCTGCCCAGCCTCGCTGAGCTGGAGGTGTCGGGTAATCCCTTGCCAGCGGTCAGCCCGGGAGTGCTGgtggggctgcccagcctcAGCAAGCTCTCTCTAGGTGCCAACGCCATCCGCTCCCTGCAGCCCGGGCTCTTCGCCTCCGCCTGCCGCCTGCGGGAGCTGCACTTGCCGGCAAACAAGATCGAGGCATTGCCCCCCGGCATCTTCCGCCCCCTCCGGCACCTCCAGACCCTGGACCTCTCACAGAACATCCTGGCTGAGCTGCCCGCTGGGCTGCTGGCCCCCCTCGCCACCCTCCGCCTCCTCAAGCTCAGCGATAACCTGCTGGTGCAGGTGCCCCCCGGTGCTTTTGGGGCGCTGGGCCTGCTGGCCGAGCTCCACCTGGATGGCAACCGGCTGGAGGAGCTGCCGGCCCGTGTCTTTGCCGGGCTGGGGGGCCTGCggcggctgcagctgcagcacaatgccctgggcagcctggcccctgACATCTTCGCTGGTCTCCCCAACCTTACCACCCTCAGCCTGGAGGGCAACCGCCTggccgccctgcctgccgcccTCTTCACTGGCACCCCTCACCTCCTCCACCTCTCGCTGGCTCACAACCGGCTGGAGACGCTGCCCCAGGGGCTCTTCGCCAACCTGTCGGCGCTGCAGACTCTGGTGCTCTCACACAATGCCATGGTCCACCTCCCTGCCGGGCTTTTCCAGGGGCTGGTGGGActggaggtgctgcagctgagccaCAACAACCTCTCCAGCCTGCCGgcggggctgctggctgggctgccccTCCTCACCGCCCTGGCGCTGGACCACAACCGCCTGGCCCACCTGCCCCCAGGGCTCTTCGATGCCAACGAGGAGCTGGAACGAGTGGGGCTGGCCAGCAACCCCTGGGCCTGTGACTGCCGCCTCACCTACCTCCTGGGCTGGCTCCAGGACTTTTCCAAGCCCCCCATCCATGTGCAACCCTCCTGCGCCAGCCCGGCCGCTCTCCAGGGACGGTCCCTGCTAGACGTCCCCCAGGGGCAGCTGGGGTGCCCGGGAGCCCCTGGTGTCCCCCTGAAGGAGGGCTGGCACGGGGAGCCAGGGGAGGATGCTTCAGGGCAATGCACCTACAGCAACCCCGAGGGCACAGTAAGCATGGCCTGTGATGCTACCAGCTGCCACCAGATCAGCCTtcagcttcctcctcctcctcctcccaggcaggcagcagggccggggctggTGTACCAGGGTGCCTGGGTGCTGCGCTCCCGCTGTGGCACGCTGCAGGTCAGTGTCCTTGTCACAGCGCAGAATGGGGATGAGGCCACGTCACCAGGTGTCCCCTCTGCACCCTA CCTGGCACCAAGTGGGGACCTGGACAAGTATGGCATCGGCACTGGAGGGGG gacaATGTAccagcatttccttttccttttcttcctctcattcCATCCCCATAAATGCCAAAATGAAATCCTAGGTGAAGATCCATATGAAATGCCCAAAGACTACCAGGAGGTCTACAGAGGGACAAAAAATGATGTCAAAGAGATCCCAAAGACTGCAAAATCCTTCATTTCTGAGATGATCTTTATGCAAACCAGCATCACTGCTATAAGGAAAGGTGCCTTCAGGTACATGCCCAACCTGATCAAGATTTTGTTTATTGGCAACAAGATCAAGACAGTGGAACCTGGAGCCTTTGATAATTTGGACAAACTGAGAGACTTGGACATCTCTGGTGCCTCGTTAGAAGAACTAGCTGTGGGTACTTTCCAACACCTCCCAAGCTTGCGGAGGCTGGAGCTGAGAGACAGCCACCTCAAATATATCCCCAAAGGCCTGTTTGATGGGCTGGAAAATTTGGAAGAGCTCTCCCTGCACATCAATGCAATCCCTTCTCTTCCTGAAGGTGTCTTTGATTCTCTCATCAATCTAACATTTTTGGACTTGGCAAGAAACAGGATCACGACTCTTCCTGGGGATGCCTTTAGCAAACTTTCACGGCTGCAAGTCCTCCGGCTGTATGAGAATGAGTTGCAGGACCTCCCAGAGGGGCTGCTAGACAGTCAGacagggctgctggagctcaGCCTCCAGAGGAACAGgctcagggctctgccacccatGGTCCTGAAGAGCCTGCCTCACCTAGAGAAACTCCTCTTGGACAACAACCTCATCAAGGCTCTCCCACCTCAgggcttttttgctttaaacaaattaaagctGCTGACTCTGGGTTCAAACCACATTACAGAACTCCCCTGTGGCCTTTTTGACACCATGCCACACCTGCAGGACCTGGACTTGGGCAGGAACAGTTTGGCCACGCTTCCAGACAGCATCTTTGTCAACCTCACGTCTCTTGGCAAACTTATCTTGTCCCACAACCAGCTAACAGCCCTGCCAAGAGGAGCCTTCACTGGGCTCAGCAAGCTCACGGAACTCCAGCTGGACAGAAATCAGCTCTGTGCTCTGGATGATGAggtcttttcttccctcccaaaTCTGAAAACCCTCAACCTTCAGAAGAACCAACTGAAGAATGTCCCTCGAGGGCTCCTGGACCCCCTGAAGAAGCTCAGCTCAGTGTATCTGAGTGGGAACCCATGGACATGTGACTGCAACCTCTGCTACCTGCACAGCTGGATCCTGGGCAACAGTGAGAAGGTCAGATTGTCCACCCAGGTGTCATGCAAGAGTCCACCCCACCTGGCAGGGCAAGCGGTGATATCACTGAGTGATGACCAGTTAATTTGCCCAGCTACTCTGCCTCTTTCAGATTCTTTTACCCCATCTCTGCCATTCACCTCCACATCATCACAAGGAATGTCAACCTTGGTGTCACTTGGAGCCTTGCCCACTGCAGCGCCAACCATACTGTCACTGGCAGCCTTTCCCATCATGGCACTACCAACTGTGCTGTCACCTGTGGCCACCTCTGCCACGTTGCCACCCACCCCATCAGAGGCCTCCTTCACCACTCCATCACCAACCATGCCATCTAAGGCCTATGTTACCACTCCATCATCATCTCTGCTGCCGAAGGCTTCTATCACCACTCCATCACCAACAAATGTGCCCAAGACCTCCATCACCACACTATCATCAATCATGCTGCCAAAGGCCTCCATCACTACCCCATCATCTGCCGTGCTGCCTGAGATCTCTGTCAACACCCCATCATCAACTATGCTGCTGAAGGCCTCTATCGCCACCCCATTATCAACAAATGTGCCCAACACTTCCGTCACCACACCCTCATCAGCTGTGTTGCTCAAGACCTCCATCACCACCCCATCATCAACTGCACTGCCCATGGCCTCCATCACAACTCCAtcaccagctgtgctgcctaAGGTTTCCATCACCACACCATCACCGACTGTGCTGCCAGAGACCTCCATCAACACCGGATCACCAACTGTGCTGCCAAAGGCCTCCATTGCCACCCCATCATCAACCATGCTGCCCAGGGTTTCCATCACCTCCCCATTGCCAGCTGTGGCACAGGAGGCCTTCAGCCTGTGTCTAACTCCAGCCATCACAAGCCTAGAGCCTCCTGGGGCCACCGGCCCAGAGCCTGCACTGTCCACTCTAGTTTCTGCTACCACACTGCTGCCAAGCAGTCCACTGGCAGCCACCACTAGACAAGTGtctcctgctcttctgctgccCACGGAGAGGCCAGCCACCATCCCACTGGGGACACCCAGCATCTCCCTTGTCTCAGCCCCCGCTACGGCACTCTGGCcacctcccagggctgctgtgccaggTGTGGTCCTGCTGACCTCACACTGCCCATCCCACCAAGCTCCTGCACCAGGCAGAGACCATGCCACCACGTGGGGCTCATCCATGGTTGGCACCCAGCCCACTCCCACTGCCCCCCGACATACTCCAACTCCTGCAGGCACCATCCGGATCCCAGCATCTCCCGCTCCCCCCACACCAGAccgcagcagcccctggccagcctCCCCACCCCTGGTCCCCAGCCGGCATCACACCTGGGGCTTTGCCCTGCAGTCCAGCCCCCGGTACTGCTGGGCCTCCCTGGCCCTGAGCCTGGCCACgctggtgctgcaggtgggctGCACCCTGCTATGGGGGATGCTCGCCCTTCTCCTCCACCGAGCCACCTGCTGCCGGGGCCACCCTGTGCCACCGGTGAGGCTGCTGAGTCTCCAAGCCCTGGATGCCCCGGGACCTGCTGAACAACCCCGGGCGCCGCTTTGA